The window GAGTTCGGCGAGCCCGATTCCTTCGGTGCGGTTCTCGGTGCCCTCGAAGTACTCCGCGACGAGCGAGGAGTCCAGACCGACGGCCTCAAAGATCTGGGCGCCCTGGTAGCTCTCGATCGTCGAAATGCCCATCTTGGCCTTCGTCTTCAGGATGCCGTCCTCGAGCGCGCCGACGTAGGCGTCGATCGCCACCTCGATGTCTGCGCCGTCGGGGCCCGCGGTGACGTCCTCGATGGTCTGGTAGGCGAGGTAGGGGTTGATCCCGTCCGCGCCGTAGCCGATCAGCGTCGCGAACTGGTGGACGGTTCGGGGATCGCCAGTCTCGAGGACGATCCCGGCGTGGTTGCGTAGCCCCTCGCGGACGAGGTGGTGGTGGACGCCCCCCATTGCGAGTAGACTCGGGATGGGAACGGTGTCTTCGTCGACACCACGGTCGGAGAGGACGACGACATCGTGGCCCGCTTCGATGGTGGCAACTGCGTCTTCGCGGACGCGTTCGATGGCGGCCTCGAGTGCGGCCCCCGGTTTTGCGTCGTCGACGGCTCCTCGATCGTAGGTGATGTCGACCGTCGCAGCCGTAATACCGTTTTTCTCGCATCCGCGGATCGCCTCGAGCTGGGCGTCGGTGAGTATCGGCGAGTCGGCGACGAGCTGACGGGCGTGTTCGGGCGACTCCGCGAGGAGGTTGCGCTGGAAACCCAGGCGGGACTCGAGGGAGGTGACGCGCTCCTCCCGGATGTAATCGAGCGGCGGATTCGTCACCTGCGCGAACAGTTGCTTGAAGTACGAGAACAGCGGCCGGTTGAACTCGGTGAGCACCGACAGCGGCGTGTCGTCGCCCATCGAACCGATAGGATCCTTCCCCTTCTGGGTCATCGGCTCGATCATGTTCTCGAGTTCGTCGTGGGTGTAGCCGAAAGCGGCCTGAGCGGCTCGGATCGACGGGACGGCGTGCTGGGGCGCACGTTCGCCCGTCGTTTCGATCGACTCGAGTGCCACCTGTTCGCTGGCGACCCACTCGCCGTAGCGATCGTCGACCAGCGACTCGAAGACCTCCTCGTCGGGGATAACACGCCCTTCGTTCGGATCGGCGAGGAAGAGTTCTCCCGGCTGGAGTCGACCGCGTTCGGCGAGGTTTTCGGGGTCGGTCTCGAGCGCACCGGCCTCGCTGGCCATGATCAGTCGATTGTCGATCGTCACGTCGTACCGGCAGGGACGGAGCCCGTTGCGATCGAGGACTGCGCCGACGCGCTCGCCATCGGTTGCCGCGACGAGTGCCGGACCGTCCCAGGGTTCGACGAGCGAGGCGTGGAAGTCGTACCAGTCCCGGCGAGCCTGATCCATGGTCTCGTCGCTCCGCCAGGCCTCGGGGACGAGCATCCGAAGGACGTGCGCGAGGTCGCGCCCGTCCTGGAGGAGGAGTTCGACGGCGTTGTCGACGCTCGCCGTGTCGGACTGGGTCGGATCGTTGATGCCGGGTTTGACCGCCTCGAGATCCGAGATGACGTCGCTCTCGAGATCCGTCTCGCGGGCGCGCATCCAGTTGACGTTCCCCTGAATCGTGTTGAACTCGCCGTTGTGAACGACGTTGCGGTACGGGTGAGCGAGGTGCCAGGCACCGAGGGTGTTCGTCGAGAAGCGCTCGTGCACCATCACGAACGTCGATTCGAGGCGCTCGTCGGTCAGATCCGTGTAGTAGGTCGCGAGCTGTTCGCCCTTGAGCAGGCCCTTGTAGACGACGGTCTTCGAATCGAGCGAGCAGACGTAGAAGCGGTCGGAGCCGTCGATATCGGTGTTCTCGACACTGTTCTCGAGTGCGCGTCGGGCAACGTACAGCCGTCGGTCGAAGGCCTCGCGCTCGAGGTCGTCCGTCGGCGCAACGAACACCTGCCAGACGTCCGGTTCAGAGGACAGTGCGGTCTCGCCGAGGCCGTCGGCGTCAGTGGGGACGTCCCGCCAGGTCAGCACCTCGAGGTCGTACGTCGCGAGAACGTCGGTGACGATATCGGTGAGTTGGTTGCGGGCGGTCGCATCCTGTGGGAGAAAGAGCGAGCCGGCGGCGTACTGCCTCGGCAGATTGACGTCGAGATTCGCGTCGAAGAACGAATCGGGCGTCTGTACCATGATCCCGGCACCGTCGCCGGTATTCTCCTCGGCACCGGTGGTTCCACGGTGCTCGAGGTTCACGAGTAACTCGATTCCGTCGGCGACGACGTCGTGGCTCGAATCGCCCTCGAGATCCATGACGACGCCGACACCGCAGTTCGACCGCGTGTCGTCGGGGCTCGCGAGACCCCGGTGGCTGTGGAGCGACGAGGCTCCGTGTGGCTGTGGCATGTCTTCACGAGGGAGCATCTCCCATAAGAGGTTACCCCATAATGACTAAGTGTATTATAATCACATATTAGGTTATTTTATCAATACGGGTGTACTCGAGGTCGAACACCGGTTCGACGAACCGGTGTCAGGAACGCGCTCACAAATCGGCGATATATTCCGCGGACGAAACGCTATACTACCGTGTTCACAACGGAGATGTATGAACGGGTGGATCGTCAGGAAACTGGAGCCTCGCATCAGATCGCGACGGCGGTGGCCCTCTCGATGACGGCCCGTAATGATTTTTTCGACGGGATGCGCGCGTGTGCGCCACTTATGGTCGGGATGGTGCCGTTCGCGCTCATCGCCGGCGTCACCGCGGTGAACGTCGGTATCGATCCAGTACTGGCTGTTGTGATGTCTCTCGTCGTGTTCGCTGGAGCGGCTCAACTCGCGGCGATCGACCTGATTGGACAGACGGCATCTGTCGTCGTCGTCGTGTTCACGGCGATCGTCATCAATCTCCGCTTTATGATGTACAGCGCATCGATCGCACCGCATTTCAGCCGCTTTTCGCCTGCCTCGAAGTGGTTCAGCGCGTACGTACTTACCGACATGGCGTACGCCCTCTCGGTCGCCGAGTTCGACGCGTCCCCCTCTGAAGACCGGAGCAGAAAGTGGTACTATCTCGGGACGGCGATGATGGTCTGGATAACCTGGCAACTTGGCACCATCGCTGGCGTTATCCTCGGCACCAGTATTCCGGACGGGCTCTCCCTCGAGTTCGCGATCCCGTTGACGTTCATGGCGTTACTCTTCCCAGTCCTGAAGGGGCGTCCGACGATGCTTGCGGCGCTGGTCTCCGGGTTCATCGCGATGATCGCGGCACCACTGCCGTTCAATCTCGGGCTGGTAACGGCGGCCCTCGTCGGCATTCTCGCCGGCGTGCTTATCGAAGTGCGAGCCGGGAAATTCCCGTCGGGGCGACAGGCCGAGGACGTCGGCGACAGTGGTGAGTCGGCGTGACGACCGGCTACAGCTCACAGACCATTTTGGTGATAATCATTGCTGCTGGAGTCGGCACATTCGCATTGCGCCTCTCGTTCATTCTCCTGTTCGGCCGACTCAGCGAGGTGCCACCCCGTGTGATCGGCGTCCTGCGGTTCGTGCCCGCTGCGGTTCTCGCCGCGCTCGTCGTCCCCGCCATCCTCAGTCTCGAGGTAGACCCTACGATCGGGCTCGAGTTCGAGTGGCCGACGCTCATAGCCGGAACAATTGCTGCGGTCGTCGCCTGGCGAACCGAGAACGTTCTGGCGACTATCGGTGTCGGCATGCTCGTGCTGTGGACGCTACAGCTGGTGCTGTGAGTTGGTGGCGACTGACCATCGTGTGTTCCTCACAATCAGGGCGATAGCGACACCACTCGAAGTGATGGTTCCACAAAAGGTGTCAGAGGCACGTAGTGCCCACCCCAACGGATGAACACCACGTATGATACTCTCTGCTCCATCCATATGCGCTCAGGGGCTAAACGATTAGGGTTGGTTGGGATTATCACACATCAGTCGCCTCAGGGTCTGGCTCACTCTCGATATGGCGTTCGATCGTGTACGCAATTCTATGTCCACTCACGCACAATCTCACGCTCAGTTCAAGATTCCATGTACACTCACGCTTAATTCCCCGTCTAGCTTGAGTACGCAGGACGCGTGTAACCGGTTTCACCGACAAGCGCAAGCACGAGAACGAACGTCGATAAACAATCGAGTAACCGCGTCCGGATTCGGACGAGCCGACCTCATAGGTATGTTGTAGTCTCTTTTCGGTGATTCCCCTCCAGATCGACAATAACCGGCAAAAAGTTACAGCAAACCGTATCAGTACGTCCGGGCGAAGTACGCCAGCTGATCCGCGTGCTCGCCACAGATCGTACACGTCGCGTCTTCGTCGTCGGGGGCCACCGGTTC of the Natronosalvus vescus genome contains:
- a CDS encoding AzlD domain-containing protein, with the translated sequence MTTGYSSQTILVIIIAAGVGTFALRLSFILLFGRLSEVPPRVIGVLRFVPAAVLAALVVPAILSLEVDPTIGLEFEWPTLIAGTIAAVVAWRTENVLATIGVGMLVLWTLQLVL
- a CDS encoding AzlC family ABC transporter permease, with amino-acid sequence MTARNDFFDGMRACAPLMVGMVPFALIAGVTAVNVGIDPVLAVVMSLVVFAGAAQLAAIDLIGQTASVVVVVFTAIVINLRFMMYSASIAPHFSRFSPASKWFSAYVLTDMAYALSVAEFDASPSEDRSRKWYYLGTAMMVWITWQLGTIAGVILGTSIPDGLSLEFAIPLTFMALLFPVLKGRPTMLAALVSGFIAMIAAPLPFNLGLVTAALVGILAGVLIEVRAGKFPSGRQAEDVGDSGESA
- the gltB gene encoding glutamate synthase large subunit, translated to MPQPHGASSLHSHRGLASPDDTRSNCGVGVVMDLEGDSSHDVVADGIELLVNLEHRGTTGAEENTGDGAGIMVQTPDSFFDANLDVNLPRQYAAGSLFLPQDATARNQLTDIVTDVLATYDLEVLTWRDVPTDADGLGETALSSEPDVWQVFVAPTDDLEREAFDRRLYVARRALENSVENTDIDGSDRFYVCSLDSKTVVYKGLLKGEQLATYYTDLTDERLESTFVMVHERFSTNTLGAWHLAHPYRNVVHNGEFNTIQGNVNWMRARETDLESDVISDLEAVKPGINDPTQSDTASVDNAVELLLQDGRDLAHVLRMLVPEAWRSDETMDQARRDWYDFHASLVEPWDGPALVAATDGERVGAVLDRNGLRPCRYDVTIDNRLIMASEAGALETDPENLAERGRLQPGELFLADPNEGRVIPDEEVFESLVDDRYGEWVASEQVALESIETTGERAPQHAVPSIRAAQAAFGYTHDELENMIEPMTQKGKDPIGSMGDDTPLSVLTEFNRPLFSYFKQLFAQVTNPPLDYIREERVTSLESRLGFQRNLLAESPEHARQLVADSPILTDAQLEAIRGCEKNGITAATVDITYDRGAVDDAKPGAALEAAIERVREDAVATIEAGHDVVVLSDRGVDEDTVPIPSLLAMGGVHHHLVREGLRNHAGIVLETGDPRTVHQFATLIGYGADGINPYLAYQTIEDVTAGPDGADIEVAIDAYVGALEDGILKTKAKMGISTIESYQGAQIFEAVGLDSSLVAEYFEGTENRTEGIGLAELEADVMERHAAAFDEKEATLARQGEFEHRSDGIHHQWNPQTVGTLQQAVRSGDYERYREYADQINDQSTDLRTLRGLLEFDSDRDPIPIDEVEPVRDVVQRFSTAAMSLGSLSPEAHENNSVAMNRIGGKSNSGEGGEPPERFGTERECTVKQVASGRFGVTSTYLSSADELQIKMAQGSKPGEGGHLPGQKVNEMIAHVRKSTPGVGLISPPPQHDIYSIEDLKQLIFDLKTANEDADINVKLVSEAGIGTIAAGVAKANADVVHISGHSGGTGASPRTSIKHAGLPWELGLAEANQMLCATGLRDRIRVSADGGMKTGRDVAVAALLGAEEYVFGTASLVAEGCVMARQCHKNTCPVGVATQREDLRKRFPGEPEHVINFVTFIAQELREIMAELGFRSLEEMIGHVDVLTQRSDVDHPKARTVDLSDVLADPAGDVRTKIREQDHELDKHLDRTLIEDAADAIESQTPRTLSKSISNVDRAVGTMLSNRITSRYGEPGLPEDTLTVDLEGTAGQSFGAFLASGVSLHLEGGANDYVGKGLSGGKITVRTPDTAGYDPTENVAIGNVALYGATDGELYVNGVAGERFAVRNSGAKAVVEGVGDHGCEYMTGGVVAVLGETGTNFAAGMSGGIAYVYDPESTLRRAANTEMVSLYDDLDEADEAMLERLLENHVAYTGSGRGRELLEEWEASLEAFVKVMPDAYHQAITEDGRDDVRAELPGTAGAAPEPESAGYAASDD